From the Coffea eugenioides isolate CCC68of chromosome 1, Ceug_1.0, whole genome shotgun sequence genome, the window TACCGGACGGCAAGCCTTATTCCACGCCGCCCAGTGGATCCGCTTGCTGTCAATAGAGCTATCCCACAAAAATGCATTGCACACTCGGCCTAACTGAAGCAGCACCGCCTTCGGCAGTTGTAGCACCTGGAGTAAGTAGACAGGCAGGGAACAAAGAACACTTCGTAAAAGGACAATTTTTCCCCCCATAGATAGCATCTTTGAGCTCCAATGGAAAAGCTTTTGGCTAACCTTGCCCAGCAACACATCAAACACTGCACATGTAATCCTACCACGAATCAGCGGCACCCCTAGATACCTGAACGGAAAGCCCTGACACTGGTACCCTAAGGTCGTGCTTACTAGGGTCCTCTGGGTGTCCGTAACCCTAGCCGATGCGTAAAAGGCACTCTTATCAATACTCACTTTCTGACCAGAACAATTTTGGTAGAGCTGCAAAAAATCTTTAAGGGACACCAACGCGTCCTGCGAGCACCGAGTAAATATGATCATATCATCCGCGAAGGCTAAATACGGAACTTTCGACCCAGCAGATACGAAGTACCTACTTTCCTTTGAATCAAAAAGCCTTTGCAGCCCTCTCCCAAGAAAATCCGCCACGAATAAGAAAAGTGCGGGAGATAGAGGATCACCCTGTCTCACCCCCTGATAAGACTTCACAAATCCCGTTGGTTCCCCATTAACTAGGATCGAGAACCAAGTGTTAGAAAACGTCCGAAAGAGCAAGTCCACTACTACCTCTTCAAAACCATACTGCCTAAGGAGAAAAAGTAAAAACGACCAGTCAACCCGATCATATGCCTTCTCCATGTCGAGCTTCAATATCAAATTCGGGTCAATCAACCTCCTATCCAAGTCTAAAATCAGCTCCTGCGCCAACAGAACATTATCCACTATCCCACGCCCTGGAACAAACCCTGTTTGCCATGGTGAAATGAGCTTCGGGAGGAGCTTACTGATCCTGACCGCCAATATCTTAGACACAACCTTAGCACTTACATTACAAAGACTAATAGATCGAAAATCCCGCCAGTGGGATGCACCCTCCACCTTTGGGATGAGTACCACCATAGCATGTGACCAGCTCCTGGGTTGCTCCATACCCTGAAAGAAGTCCTGGATAGCCATAAGCAAGTCATCCTTAACAATGTCCCAGCAGCTCTGAAAAAATCCTGCTCCAAACCCATCCGGACCCGGAGCGCTCTGTGTGTCCATTCCAAACACTACCTCATAAATTTCTTCCATCGTAGGAAGTCGTTTCATGCTCTCGTTATCCTCCTGGGTGACTCCAGGAACCTCAAAAGGAAGCTCAGTGAGGGCCTGTACCTGGCGGTTGGATGCGAACAAGTCCGAAAAAAAGGATATCGCTGAATTCTTAATCTCCTGCAGGTCTTCGTGCCATCCCCCGTCCTCTTTCCTAATACGGGAAATGAAGTTCGAATTTCGACGCTGACGGACCCAAGAGTGAAAAAATGTAGTATTAGCATCCCCCGCTTGTAGCCATTTAATACCTGCCTTCTGATGCCAGAACTCACACTCTATAGAGAGTGCCCGATTGTATCTCGATCTGGCCTCATGGAGATGAATCTTTGCCTCCTCACTTCTAAACTGATCGTACTCCGCCTCCTTCTGTTTAACTCCTGCTCCGCCTCTGTCACCTTAGAAGAGACATTGCCAAACACCACACGGTTCCATTGCTTCAACGCATCTCGCACTGCTTTGAGCTTGTTGTAGAATCGAACCATCCCCATGCCAGAGACCTCTGTACTCCACGCGTCCGACACAATCTCCCGGAACTGGGGGTGTCCACGCCAAACATTTAGAAACCGAAAGCAAGACGAAGCCGTCCTATAGCCTGCACACCGAATCAACAACGGGCTGTGATCCGATCTCCCTCTGGCCATATGGGAAACTCTAGAAAGCGGGTAGGAGTCGGACCAACGCCTATTCCCCAATGCCCGATCCAAGCGCTGCCAGACTGACCCATTAGTCCATGTGAATCGagatccatcaaaatcaattgtagatAGCCCACATTTGAACATGGAAGCATTAAATTCCTCTATATTCCGTACATTAGCCGGAGCACCCCCTTCACGCTCCGCTGCTGAAGCAACGACATTAAAATCGCCTGCTGCTACCCATGGTTGATTGTGGGAGATCGAGGCAGCCACACTTTCCATTGCCTCCCAGAGAGGCCGGCGCCCAACCCTCGTACACTTGGCATAAATCGCAGACACCCAAAAGGATGCCCAGAGCCAAAAGAAACGTGAGCATGAAGCATTTGCTCAGCGTACTCGACACAACTAAGTCGTAAGAGGCCCGACCAAAAAACCCATATTTTACCACCAATATAAAGAGCTGAAAAATCAAAGTTTAAATACCTCCGAACCACCTCCAACTGGCATTCCGCAGACATTGGCTCTAATAGGATTAGTAACTTAACCTTGTTGTCGAAGCACAATTTCTTCAGATAGCGCAAAGAGTCCCTTCGCGAGGCCCCTCTGATATTCCACACTAGCATATTAATCGGATCTAACATGAGACCGCAATGAATAAGAAGCTTGCGCCAAGGGTACATTCATGCTATTACCCCCCCTTTCTTGGTCTTCCTCGTTGCCGTTTCAGAACAGTGGCGGTATCATCCTCCTCCAAGTCATTGCCTAAATCCCCTTCAAGAAGAGTTGAAGAGTCTAAAGCAGTTCCAACACCCTGGCCCCGTTTCGCCTTATCATTGAAAGCCCGTTGAAACGCCTTCAAATCTTCTATCGACACTGAGACATCTCTCACACTATCCACTGATCGCCCTCGCGGATGGCAGTCCCGTTTCCCACCTTCCGACGCTGACCGTACAGGGTTCCTGTCTCTCTGCTCCTCATCTGCAGATTCACCTTCCAACTCTCCCAGAGCAGCGAAAGTATTTGTCACACGTATGCTCCCCTCCTCTTCGATGCCCAAGCGAGACCCTCCTTGCAGCTCTATCCATAAGTGACCAGCACGCCCGTGGCTGCACTCGTCCCTCCCCATACCGGCGGACTGAAGAACTAGCGCATCCTCCATCCCCTTAGCCCCAATACTTCCCAGACTGAAGGACTGTACCATCTCATTGCCGTCTGCAACAGGCTCCAGAGACGATGCGCCCGCTGTCGCAAATGCTCCTTCCGACTGAAGCAGCACACAAATTCCAGAGTCGATTCTACCATCATGCAGTCCCTGTTCACCGTCCGCAGCCACCTGGTTACTCTCCAGCAACACCTGGTCCTGCTGCTGTTGTTTTGTTTGCAAGGTTAGTGCTGGCGATGCCAACCCACCCCATTCCACGACCCCTCCATCTTCCGTTTTATCCCCTGCCTCCGTGGCCGACAGCGCCGCAtctccttccccctcccccagCAATGGTTTGTCCTGCACCACCGTAGATTGCTGCAAGGCTGGCACAGGAGAGCCTGTCCCCTCCCCGTTATCCTTCGCCCCTCCCACCTTCGTGACCACCAGCGTTGCCTCTCCTTTCTCCTCCCGCAGCACTGGCGATTCCTCAGTGCCAACCGCATCTGGTTGCTGAAGGAGACGCTGTGGACCTGCTGTCGCCGCCATCCTTCCCGTCTCTAATATCACCCGTGGAACATATCTCCGCCGCTGCTGCTGGCCAGTAGCCGCTGGCCGCAGAGATGGGTCCTTCCGAAAGCACGATCCAACCCCATGGCCAAACATACTACAAAAGGAGCAGTACTCAGGCAATCCCTCCACCTCCACCGGCTGCCAAAACCCATAGTTTTCGTCACCTATCCAGACCCGCTGCACTGGCGGCGCCGATATGCAGAGTTCCACCAATACCCGCGCTACAGAGGGGCGCCTGAGATCACTGGTAGCAGCATCTACTCGCAACGGCCTCCCCAATGTTGCCGCAAGCCGCAGCAGttgttgtttttgaaaaaagggTAGGGGCAACTCAGGAAAGGCTACCCACACCGGAGCAATTGCAAGTTCCTGATTTGCTTTGAACTCCAAAGACCATTTGGAAATTGACATCGGAGAGCTGCGTACGTACCACACCCTTCTTGCGAAGAGCCTGGTGTAATCTTCCTCCAACGCCGGCCGAAGCAGCACATGCTTTTGATCCAGCAGTCCCACCGCACATTCCCCTTTCAGGCCTAGTGATGTGATGAACTTTCTGATGAAATCCATTGGAGGCCTGGTGAACGCAAACCTCCCTACAAGAGCATTCTGGAAAGGTTCGGCAAGCTTGGCGATGTCCTGTTTTGTGAGTCGGAGAGCAGGTTCTCCCCTGAAGGTGGATACCTCCCCCAACGCCTCTGAGGCTGCAACAACAGCCCCACTCGAGACAACCGCCGCAAACGACCTGCCCTGCGGCGGCCCTCCCCCTGGAGGCGATTCCGACGGCCCGATGGCCGCCATGCACAAGTTAAGTTAAACCCTAGCTGCCTGTTGAGATCCGAAGTTTTCGCCACTGAAGAGTTATTACTTTCACACAAACATATCCATGATACTTGTCACCTTGAACATATGCAATTGCATGCTACACAAttgcaaaagaaaacaaatatacaacaaGATGAGACCacaagtaaaaaaagaaaaaaaatgagaaattcagattaaaagaagaaataaatcaattcaAAGAGGGGCaaattacaataaaaaaaaaaggaaaagaaatccCCCCAAGATATGATTCTCACTTTATTCTCTAACATAATTGTTTGTTTCTCACTTTGTGAGACCCAAGACCATTAGTCAATTCTAACTTTACATAATGGCAACCTTTGAATAATATTTTTACTTAGGATAATTTAGTTGATCCACTTAAGGTGTGGTGTGTTTTGTATTTACCCCTTAAagtcatctttttttttttctatttttaactCCAAGAATGTTATTGAACTCtaatattttataacgttcatgACAAATAATGTCCGAAGAATTTTCTATTACATTATACTATGAATAGAATAATATACTGATGGATTTGGATTTAGTTAAATTTTGTCCCAAGATTACACTTTTCCGAGATGAAGGCAACGTGTTGCTTATTTCATgtgaaaatgggaaaaaaatctagaaaaccataatctaaaaaattaaaatgtgaaaatattataaaaaaatttataaaagcCTAGAAACGGTCAGCCTCACTTTCCAAGAATTTGGAACTAAAAAATGTGCATATGGGTGCTTGTATTTCTTTTAGTAGTTAGAGCACCCActttatatatatgtttgtatgTACGTAcgtatgtgtatgtgtgtgtgtatatatggtTTTTGTAtacttagaaaaaaaaagggagaaataAGTTTGTTTTTAATATACTGTGCCTATAGgtacttttgtcaaatttagcGGTTGATGTGAcaagggcattttggtcataTTGATGAGTTTATTAACAAAGGAAGCAAAGTGAGAAAGACAATATAAGGGCTGACTGATTCCACTTTGCATTTCCAAATTTATATCGCTTTTTTACTTTGTattttaaactttaattttagaTATTTTATACCATAAATTCTTAATTTTAAACACTTTGCATCTTAAACTTTTAAGTTTGTCTCATTTAAATTCAATCAATGATTATATTTACAAAATTTAAGAGGGGAGCGTTTTGTGATTAATTCTTCAAAATGCTTGAATTAGCATCATCTAATGAGAATTCACTCCTCCAAAGTTGCcaaaactttttcaaattttaatacaCTCAAAAAGTAAGAGTACTAAATATATGTAGATAGATATCTACGTATGTGCAACAAGAAAATAGTAACATAAACATAATATACTTTTGTCATTGTTTCAAGTGACTGCACCATATGTATCGAAACTTCACAATTttataaaagcaaaaaaaattcatgacaTTATCTACAGAAGAATATTCCTATTGTTTGTGGTACCTCATGAGTGTACGGGTCAAGAGACTTCATATCATCATCTGAAGAAGACTGGGAAACAGTTTTGTTCTGCTTCATCACAtatttcttggtttttcttgcattttggtTTCTCAAAATAGGAATAGTATTATCCGGGCATTTCCCACTCAACTGCCATGACTGAGTAATTGAATTTGTATTCTCTTGGCCATGAGCTTTGAGTAGCTCTGAGCTTGGATGAAAACTAGGCCTCATCTGCAACATccaaacatatatacatgtatgtaaaTATACAGTTTTATATTCGTCCAATAACAAAATCATGTGTACATATTTGATTTTCTATGTGACAGGGGGATAAAAAGACTCACCAGAATGGTATGATTTTTCAGCAAAGGATGGTCAAATGCTGGTTGATCATAAATATGAATACAGTCAATGATATCACCATCTGGGCTCTGCCATTTCAAGGAACTAGATTTATGTGAACCCCCAAATATGAAAATCGTAACTTTTAAATTTATCGtgccaggaaaaaaaaaacaagatttGAAGatgcactaaaaaaaaaaaaaagcacatgGATCCATACAAGGAGGGACTACCTTGATGGACTTGATGGGGGTCTTGTTTGAAGCATCACATAAACTCATCACGAATAACAAAATGAAGCAATAGaattccttcattttcttctcaCTGCTAAACAGCCTATccacgattttttttttttttggagctgCATAGTTGATTCAATTGGTTGGTAAAATATGTAACTATCCACCCCAAATACGGAAACCATTGTTGTCTTGTTCAATGTATTAAACATGAAAATAGAAGAACAAAGTACGAGGAACGCATACAAAAAACAGAAATagaatcaagaaaaagaaaaaagtccaCAATCGGATGACAACCCGTTGCAAGAACATTAAACTGTGAACAAAACGAATATTTAAAAAGTTGAAACCATTACTCTTTCCACCATTAGTGCGGATCATATGAATAAAATGATGGTTTCtatcggaaaaaaaaaaaagaaaaagttgaaatCGTAACTCTTTTTGGAACGATTGTCAATTCTAATTAAagtaagttaagtgataaatatatCCAATGAACGTGAATAAATCCCTAGAATCTCATTACTAGTTCAACATTAGTACAGGTTGATGGATATAGTTCTAGGCATATATAATCAGATACAGACAGACACATATATGATAACAATtataaaaacaataataaataaactcCACTCTTAAACATCAGTACAGGTGCAATAGGAATTCTAGCAAATGCAAATGGTCGTGTAAGCACAATTTTCTCTGTCAAAAGACATGAGATAATCAATCTGccattttaccttttttttttaatataaaaaggAAATCTACTTAATTTATCAATGAGGGGCATATCTGGTGCTGAAAATAACTAAGGCCGAAAccatagaaaaagaaaatcctaAAGTTAAGTCTCCTAGTCTGAAGTTTGTAGCCCAATGAACATTATTAATCTCACTTTGTGACTGTCATTCCATATTGTAATCACCACACGCCCTGTTTTGGTCCTAACAAAAATCCATCCACTGTATAACTATCTCAAATCACAGTTAAAAATGTTGGTTCAGTGTAATTAAGTTATGCAACCATTTTACAAGGTAAAAAATGATCGAAAATCTAAGTTGAAACCAAAATTTATCGATTTGATTTTGTAAGAAAtgtaaatttactattttaacAGTAAAGGATGATAATATTCATTTGATTAAATGTGAGAGACATTTGAACGATTCTTTTAAAGATTAATTTCTACATATAAcatgaaatatattttaaattgaTAACTTAATCTGTTGGACTCTTTCTCAATTGTAGTAATTTCATCAAAGTATGTATAATTTGCTAATTATTATTTTCCGCACTATGGTGAGACATTTTTTTATTCTACtttcatatctcaagttttacTTCCTTTTTAATTACGTATCTTTGACTTGATATAATGTAAAAGAAGATATTTAGTTTCTAGTTAGGTATACATTTCAATTGCATAGATGTACCATGTTGTCTTTGAACTATGCTCTTTGCACCTTCAGAGACAATGAATAATACTTCAATGGAACTTTTTGCCAGATATCATCCTTGTTCATTTGTTTATTCATTTTCATCTGTGCAGCTGAAAGTTACTTAACCAATTTGAGTTACAATGCATGGAACTTAAACAATTAATCAAAAGATGCAACTCTTTTAATTTATGCATCAAAGCAAGAATTCGAAACATAGTGCTAATAACCGAAATACTAAAATGTATCataaaatttttccaaataaacaaagaaaataatgGGGTAAGACGAATGGATTTTACAATTGTTAATACAAAACTATTTTGCTGTTTTAACCTTTTAGTAAGACATACGAGATCCAGTATGCTACATAGCCACAAACACATCTCCAGATAATGGATTCGTTCCTCAAGAAAATTCAGACAGCTGAAAACATCATATCCAGCAAAAATGGAAATAGAGTTTAAAGCAGGATATTGGCATTTAATTTGGCAATAGAACATGGAATGAATAAGATAACATTTGAATCTCATACATGAATGCAGCATGTTAGGTTGCAAAgtgattgcaaaaaaaaaaaaaaaaatcttcattCCCCTGTAAAGATgtggaaacaaaaaaagaatttggttatAACGAATCGTATTTCTCTTTAAGGaagaaattttcaatttgataGCAATGGATCCTCCATGTATATGTTACTGGACCGTATTTGCTCCAACAATCTCTCGATAAATATAAAAAGTTTATTTGCAAGTAGAAAAGTTGAATTATCCTATGACGGGAagtggagaaaaaaaaaaccggtTAATCCAACAAAAACTGAACAActtagaaatttattttatcaCATTCGATTTTTCAGTCCAGAAGAAAGAACATCTGCATGGGGTTATTAGTTTTTGAAGGACATCACCTCCTCACTAAGACTTGATGACAGGATTTGATGGTTCAGTTTGAATAAAATTCCTTGAACCATATTGGATACCGAGCAATTGAGTACCAAAAATTAATAAAGGAAACAATCCAGTTCTCCATTGGTAACTCTCATTTCCCCAGTCTCTATCATTTTATCATGGACGTTATTCGGTTTCATTTTACGTCTTAGGCGTATATGACATGGAAAGAGAAGGAGGAGGTTGAGAATAAGAAGGTTATTTATTCAGGCATACAGGTAAATATTATGATGATAATAGAGTAGTACAGTTTGATTTTTCTTGCTTCTGAATATGTGTATTGCTTTGGCATTGTTTGCCTTCTACAATTTGATTTAATGCCTAAAGAAATGTAATCAATTTCTGTATTCAGATGATCAAATGCATATCAAGATTCTGCCTCTCGCATATCAAGATTTCTGCATCTTTTGGTCATGGACAATTAGGATTTCTTCCTGGTCCACCAAAGTAAAAGTAATCTCCGGCATCATCACTCTTTCCAGATACTATGTTGTAGCAATTCGGCTTCTCAGATACGGTAGTGATATCACCAGGAGGGACTAAGGTGTTGGATTGATCAACTACTTGAAGATTCTTGAAGTAACTTGCCCCTCCAGCTTGTTCTTCAGCAAAATGGCCACTGCCCATTTGAGTTGTGGTGTGTTGCCCATCTTGAGCATTATTTATTATCTCTCCACCCCATTCAATTAGTGAAGCACTGTCTGCTAGGTCTGTAAATAAGGAAGCAGGCCAATAACCAATTACATCGTCATTCCCGTGTTGTAGCCACCACACATTTTGCTTTGGGTCCTAAACAAAATTATACCACTATATTATGAGTTTTTCAAATCCCAGAAAAAAATTAGGGTTATGTAGTACATAAGATGCTGGGATCTTAATCAATTTTGGCTGTCATTACCTTAAAGATTTGTAGGATGATTTCATGTTGAGCACCATGATAGGTAGAAACTGGTGAAAGCGCAACATCTAATGCAATTGAATTACTGGTATGAACAAAGCCAGGGCAGTCCAAGTTGTAGCACCCAGTGGATTGATAACCATCACTCTGTtagtattaccaaattttgaTACATACATATGATAAAAATTTAGATTCAGGTAAACATATTATATTTTGTGACTTACAGTCCAGTAAGTGAAAAGTCTTGTGTTGCTATCTCCAAAGTGACTTGGAAATACCTATTGTATATATTAACAAACGAAATAAGTAGACTATTTATTGTTGATGAACAAATTGAATTGCTTATTGACTATTTATTATAGGGAAGAAGTACCATCCAACCAGCTTCAACGGTGTTCAGATCTGAATTAGCACCTGCAAGAACCCATATTTGAGCCAAGCTAAATTCACCACTGCCCTGAACTTGGGGTTGCCAAAGGTTTATTGTTGCCTTTGCTCCCAAATACTTGTTACTTTGGACATATGCATATGCATGctaaagaattgaagaaaaaaggaaatgagAAATCGATAAAATTAATAAGCTAAAAATGAGAGAGATTTAAACAAACTCAAAAATTTCCTTCCTGTTAAAggaattttgatatataatacTCCAAAGGAAAATTAGCAGACACCAAGTATTAAACCTATGTAAACATGCAGGCGTGTGTTGCTACAAAATTCTAGCAAAAATATAGTATGAGTAGATGTTTCGAGTGACTCTGTCACAGCCGTCGCACGTAGTAGCTCTCTTGCCTTCGCTAAAAAACGGCCTACCAACGATTCTCGTTGGTTCTAACCGCCAGTGCATGATACTCCGCTGACAACGTTAAGAAATGTACGACGATCGTTCTCATGGCTAACTAGTGAGTCGTGAAATGCACGACGGTGGTTCTACCCTTTGATGGCATGGTGTACGACTACGTGACACGGAATAGGTCATCCTTCCGATAACGGTGCATATcaacacttaaaaaaaaaattctacaagaGTCGTATTGTTTATGGTACACAACAAATTTCCAATTGTTTATGGTACCTCGTGATTGGAAAAGTCAGCGAGCTGGGGAAAGTTTCTGTGCTTCTTCTTTGCATATCTTGCTTTCTGGTTTCTTCTAATAGGAATAGTTCCTTCAGGGCATCTCCCACCCAACTGCCATAACTGAGCAATTGGTTTTTTATCCTCTTGGCCATGAGCATTGGATTTGAATAGTTCACCCCCACCAATTGGTCCTTTCCGAGGCTGCAAACTCGGCCTCATCTGCAAACGtgcaaaaatatataaaatttttaCTTTTAATTACTTGCACAATTATGTGTACAAATTTCAATATACACATGCACTTGTAGagatttttcccttttcttgctTTTTGGTGGGATAGAAAGTCTCACCAAAATGGTATGATTTTTGAGCAAAGGATGATCAAATGCTGGTTGATGATAAATGTTGATACAATCAATAATATCACCATCAGGGCTCTGCCATTTAAAACAATCATGCATCAGTTATTCAAGTACTCGAGTCCTAAAAATGTGGACAGCGTACTCAACTTTTCAATTAGTTATGTAAGAAAGTAGAGCAAAGCTAGCAGGAATGACCTTGATGGACTTGACAGGGATCTTGTTTGAACTGCTCAACGTTTTCCTGACCTGAATCTTCTTGTTGGATGCATCACATAAATTCATCATGGAtaataaaatgaagaaataaaatagcTTCATTTTCTTCACACTTCTAAAACTGCCAATGCAAAATTGATTCACAGGTTGGTGGTATGTGTTTGATTTCATTACTGGGTGAATTTATAAGCTTTTAAAGTATCGTTCGTGGAATTCTACTGGTTTATTAAACGAAACCTCCCAAGTCAATTGACTCATAATTCTTCGGACCTCTTCAATCCTGGACCCCAAAACTACTAGACGAAAGTACGACTTTAATATGGATTGTGAATGGCCATATATTCATAtaatctttcttttccttgttaCCATTATTAGGCGAcaaactttcttgttttttcaTGAACAAATATCGAAAGAGAATGCACTATCACTTGGTTTTCATATTACCACCAATTGCGGCTAACAAGAAGAATATATTCAAGAACAATAACTACGGAAAAAGTAACCAAAAATTAATCAAGAACAAGCACTCAGAACTCAAGTCAAGATGGAACTTCCagaagagagggaaaaaaagagTTGAAATTAGACGTGTAGAGTCCAGTTTCTCTCATTGGATCCCACATCTTAAAAAAGTGTGATTTGTTGAATTTTACTTAGTAACAAAATTTCACTGACGACTTCAATTCGTGGACTCCAAAattgatagtttttttttttttttaaaaaaaagaaagacttGACCAATTAAGAGTTGATCATGACATATCAAAACCAGTTAATTTAACATTTATTTTGTGATATCTGTAGAAGATATTAAAATTTTGGTCAACATACACACTTTTATAAAAAAATGTATATGACAATTACTTCCAATTTTTTCCTCCTTTGCCTTTCCTTATTgcataaattattattattatttttttgtttcaataAGGGTACACATGATTACAATCGAAATCCACTGGGATAATACAAACGATCTACACTTGGAACATCATCACAAATAATTCAACAATAACTCACAAAAGGATGGGAATAACAACCCATATATAGTGAGGAAAATATTCACTTATTTGttagaattgaaatttgaaCTCTGACCTTGGCAACGGGTAACTTATTCTTCATTTATAAGGATTACCCGCAAAATACGGAATCAATCAACTTTAGTGCTCTAGTCATTAGTTGACTCATGACTGCATTGCTTTGTGGAATGCTACAGGTCTATTATTATTGGAAAGTGAAAACCTCCCAAGCCAATATACTTGAGATTCCTTCCACACAGACCACTTCAATACGAGTAACGACTTGAGTAATTAAGATCTGATCTTGATGTATCAAAATGCTAAGTTAACATATTCATATGTGATATCTGTAGATGATAATGAAAGATTGTTTAATAACCACACTTCTATCAAACATCTGTATGACAGTTGATTCGAAATTTTCCATCTTTTGTCGTTGGTTACAAAGAatcatttaccttttttttttttttttcccattagAGTCCATCTGTACATGATTACAATCAAATGCCACGGTAGTGGAATGAATGTAAAAGAAGTATAATGGGACAGCAATACAGATGACACCAACTGATCGTCCATCAATAAGAGAAGTCTTAGCAATGCTAGATGGTGATCTTGATGTAGGTTTTTAATTGCCTCCCAAACCAGTATTTTATCCTCAAGATTTACCTCTATAGGTGCAAAGAAGCGGTTGTTGTTCTTCTGATGATTCAATTGAACCTTTTTGtgaagggataatttcaaaaacctcccttgaggttttgaCAATTGCACTGAATCCcttgagatttgaaaaattacacatacctcccttgatttgatagttttagtaacaaaatcttaaaataatatttgacttggtcaaaattttaaatgaatactcaaaaatgcccttgtatAATGAGTTTTAAATTACTTCCCCATACAATTGtaagattatctagtataattAAAAGGAAAAGGTGCCAAATTTTTTATATCCATACGTACTATTtgataaataattataatagtaattttatcactatgatcggatacttttgatggtattttattattgatttagatttataagatataaaagaaaatgtggaaata encodes:
- the LOC113763347 gene encoding uncharacterized protein LOC113763347 gives rise to the protein MMNLCDASNKKIQVRKTLSSSNKIPVKSIKSPDGDIIDCINIYHQPAFDHPLLKNHTILMRPSLQPRKGPIGGGELFKSNAHGQEDKKPIAQLWQLGGRCPEGTIPIRRNQKARYAKKKHRNFPQLADFSNHEHAYAYVQSNKYLGAKATINLWQPQVQGSGEFSLAQIWVLAGANSDLNTVEAGWMVFPSHFGDSNTRLFTYWTSDGYQSTGCYNLDCPGFVHTSNSIALDVALSPVSTYHGAQHEIILQIFKDPKQNVWWLQHGNDDVIGYWPASLFTDLADSASLIEWGGEIINNAQDGQHTTTQMGSGHFAEEQAGGASYFKNLQVVDQSNTLVPPGDITTVSEKPNCYNIVSGKSDDAGDYFYFGGPGRNPNCP